The DNA region GACGGGGCGGCTCGAAGGGCAGGGCGGCGTCGAGCAGCCCGTCTCCGTTGACGTCGGCAACCGAGAGCCACCCGCTACCCGTGTCGACGGTGATGGAGCCGTCATCCTCGACGACAGGGGCGGCGGGCAGGGGATTCGTCCCGCCCTGGACCGGCGGCGGCACCGGATCCGGCTCGGCGACCGGCGGGGTGGTCCACCTGGCCGAGTCCGTGGCAGCGGCCGACCCGTGGTGGATCGCACCGATCGCATCGGACAACAGCGCGCCCCAGTCCGGCAGCTCCCCGAGCGCCTCCGAGCCGGTGGCGATCGCCTCCGCGCCCGCGGCCAGCGAGCCGTCGACCAGGGCTCCCGCCCCCTCGGCACCGGCCGACATCGACCCGGCCAGCACCGATCCGGCCGCCACTGATCCCGCCCCGACCGAGCCCGCGCCAGCCGACCCCGCGCCGACCGAACCTCCGCCCACCGAGCCACCGCCCACAGACCCGCCCCCCACCGAGCCGCCGCCCACAGACCCCGCGCCGAGGGATCCGGCGCCCGCGGATCCCGCCGCGAGCGCGCCCGCGCCTCCCGCATAGACGTTCCACAGCCCGCGATCACCGTCGTCGGCGTAGGCCACCTGGGCGGCGGTGCCGACGTCGGTCACCACGAGATCCGCGACGCCGTCGACGTCCGAATCCCAGAGGGCGTCGTCGGCGTAACCGTCACCGTCGAAGTCCAACCACAGCGCGTCTGCCGCACCGGTCCCGAGCGTGAGGTCGGGCTCGCCCTGCCACTGCGTCGGGTCCCCGACGCCGTCTCCGAAGAAGTAGTCCATGACGAGAATCGTGTCCCGGACACCCGACCCGGACCAGCCCCGATCCGCGATCTGTGGAGCAGCGATCCGTAATCCACAGATCGCCATTCCGCCTTGACGGCGGGCGCTCAGCGGCTCGCGGTGGCCCTGTCGAGCAGCGCGGGTTGTTCGGGGTCGCCGCCCAGGTCGGGGCGGCCGAGGCGGGACGCCCGGAGTCCGACGACGACGAGGAAGATCGCCGCCCAGATCAGGTAGGCGTTGCCGACGAGGTGCTCAAGCGGGCCCCAGCCGAGTTCGCGGTCCTCGCTGTGCGGCACCCACCACTGCGGTGTGCCCAGGAAGACCACCACGCCGCTGCCGGCCAGGGCGAGCCAGCCGCGCTCGTCGTCGTCGCCGTCTCGCCCCGCGCGGTCGGCCCACACCAGGGTGAGCACGATCGCCGGCACCGCCCACACCCAGTGGTGCCCCCACGACACGGGCGAGCAGAACAGCGCCACGTGACCCACCGCCACCGCGGCGGCCACCTCGTGGCCGGACCGCAGCAGCCGCCACGACACCCACGCGATCCCCAGGCCGATCGCCGCGGACACCACGAACCACGCGACCGACGCCGCGGTGTCCTCTAGCCCGAGGCGGTGCACGAACCCGTTCACCGACTGGTTGGACGTGAACGCCAGACCGCCGATCCGGGCCGGGTCACGGATGGCGAAGGTCCAGTAGCGGGCCGAGTCGTCCGGGGTGAGCAGGTGCCCGATCCCGGTGAACGCGAGGGCCGAGACGACCGCCGTGGCCAGCCCGCGCCAGTCGCGCCGCAGCACGAAGTACAGCAGGAACACCGCCGGGGTGAGCTTGATGGCCATCGCCAACCCGGTGAGGGTGCCGCCCCACCAGCGGCCGCGGCCGCGGATCACGTCGACCAGCACCAGCGCCATGAGGAAGACGTTGACCTGCCCGAACCCGATCGTCTCGCGCACCGGGCCGAACCACAGTGCCACCGCCACGATGGCTGCCGTGAGCCACCACAACTCCCGCTGCGGGCGTTCGCACGTGCGCGTGAGCACCAGGTGCACGACATAGGCCAGCACCGCGATGGTCGCCAGCGTGATCAGCGCGGACGCGACCGCCAACGGCACCAGCGTGAGCAGTGAGAAGAGCTGCGCCGACAGCGGGGGATAGGTGAACGGCAGGTGGGCGCCCTGGGCGAGCTGCGGCAGCTCGCCGTAGAGGTCGCCACCGTCGCGGAACACCTGCCCGCCGACGCGGTAGACGTCGAGGTCGATGCGGTACGGCGGGGTCTGCTGCAGCCCCGGGATTCCGACGGTGTGCAGCAGCGTGCCGACGACGGCGAGGACGGCGACGACGACCCGCGCAGCGGCCGAACCGAGGTAGCGGTCGACCGCTCCGCCAATCATGCCGGGTCGCCGTTCTGCTCGGCGGAGCCCCCGGACCCGCCGTTCTGCTGCGGTTCGTTCTGTCCCGCCCACCAGCTCAGGAGTGCGGCCTCGGCCTCATCCCGGTCGAGCGGGCCGCGGTCGAGGCGCAACTCCTTGAGATACGCCCACGCGCGACCGACATCGGGCCCCGGCTTGAGGTCGAGCAGCGTCATGATCTCGTTGCCGTCGAGGTCTGGGCGGACCCGCGCGAGGTCCTCCTTCTCCTCGATCTCGGCGATCCGCCGTTCCAGCGAGTCGTAGTTGGCCTGCAGCTTGGCCGCCCGCCGCTTGTTGCGGGTCGTGCAGTCCGCCCGGACCAGCCGGTGCAGGCGCGGGAGCAGGTGTCCGGCGTCGGAGACGTAGCGGCGCACCGCGGAATCCGTCCACTGACCCTCGCCGTACCCGTGGAAGCGCAGGTGGAGAAACACCAGGCCGGAGACGTCCTCGATCATCTGCTTGGAGTACTTGAGCGCACGCATGCGCTTGCGCACCATCTTCGCGCCGACCACCTCGTGGTGGTGGAAGGTCACGCCGCCGCCGGGCTTGGGCGCCCGTGTGGCGGGCTTGCCCACGTCGTGCAGCAACGCCGCCCAGCGGAGCACCAGGTCGGGCCCCTCGGGTTCGAGGTCGATGGCCTGCTTGAGCACCGTGAGCGAGTGCCAGTACACGTCCTTGTGCTGCATGTGCTCGTCGCGCTCGAGCTTCATGCCGGGCACCTCGGGCAACACCCGGTCGGCCAACCCGGCCTCGCACAGCATGTTGATGCCGTCGATCGGGAAATCGCCGAGGATGGTCTTGTCGAGCTCCGTCCGCACCCGTTCGACGGTGATGCGGTCGATCTCCCCGGTCATCTCCGCCATCGCCCGGAACACCCGCGGCGCCAGGGTGAACCCCAGCTGGGAGACGAACCGGCAGGCCCGGAGCATGCGCAGCGGGTCGTCGGCGAACGACTGCTCCGGCGCCGCCGGGGTGTCCAGCACGCCGGCGAGCAGGGCGTCCATCCCGTTCAGGGGATCGACGAACTCCTGGCGCCCGTCCGGGTGCAGACGCACCGCCATGGCGTTTACCGTGAAGTCACGCCGGATGAGGTCACCCTCGAGGGTGTCGCCGAAGACGACCTCGGGGTTCCGGGTCACCCCGTCATAGGAGTCCGCGCGGAACGTGGTGATCTCGATCTGCTGCTCGATCCCGCCACCGTCCCGCTTGACGGCCGAGAGCGTGCCGAACTCGATCCCGGTGTCCCACACCGCGTCCGCGTAGTCGCCGAGGATGGCCCGCACCGTCTCGGGTCGGGCGTCCGTGGTGAAGTCCAGGTCGGTGCCCAGTCGGCCGAGCACGGCGTCGCGGACACTGCCGCCCACCAGGTAGAGCTCGTGCCCGGCGTCGCCGAACGCCGTCGCGAGCGGGGCCAGCACGTCCGCCAGGTCGTTCATGGTGGTCTGGGCGCCCGCCAGCAGCCGGACCCGGCGTGCCTCGACCTCGGCCGGGTCGGGCCGGGCGCCCGGTCCGTCCTGCAGAGCCGAGAACACCGCGGCGTCGTGTCGATCGGAGGCGGCTCGATCGGCGGCGGCACTGCGGTCGGGGGTCGGTCTGCGGGCTGTCACGCGCCCGACTTTACCGAGTGGACCCGGCAAATCCTGATCCGCGCACTCGGGGGCGGGGCCGAGTCGGGGCGGAGTCGGGGCCGAGTCGGGGCCCGGCCGGACCCGGGACGACGGCCGAGTGTGCATCCGGCCAGCACGAACGGCTCCGGATACGCTGCCTAACCGACCTACGCTGCGGAAATGCACACAGAACCCCGGGTCACGCTGCGGGATTGGACCATTCAAGGCGCGTAAGTCAACGAGGCAGCGTATCTCGCGCGAGGTGCGCTGCAAGAGTGTCAGACAGGCCCCCCGGGAGCAGCCGGGCACCCGCGCCTCCGGGCTCGGCGCGCCGCCTCACCCGCCCGCCGCGACGACCTTCGACCACAGCGGGTCCACGGCCTCCACCTCGGGCGGGCCGCTCAGCAGCGGGCTCGACTCCTCCAGGTATCGCAGGTAGGCGGGGTTACCGAGGAACTCCTGGGCGGCCGCGGCATCCCGGTAGTGCTGGAACACCACCATCACGTCCGGATCCACGTGGGACGCGCACAGCACATAGGCCTCGTGCCCGTCGTTGGCCTGGACGGCCTCGGGCATGTGCCGACGCCACACCTCGATCAACTGGTCGCGACGGCCCGGCTTGGCCCGGTGTCGCAGGACCAGGGCGTGGGCGGACGGGCCAGTGCTCATACAGCGGACTCTAGCCGCGCCCGCCGCCGCGGGACCGTTCCCGGCCGCCACGGGATCGACATCCTGTCCCGTGATACAGAAGCAATCTAGAGTGACGGGTGTGTCTCGTCGTCGTCGTATATGCCCACGCCCGTCACCCAGCCGTCGGCGCATCGCACCGACGGCCGTCGCGCTCACGGCCGCGGCCGCGGTGGCGCTGACCGGCGCGGTCCACCCGCTCGCAGGCGCGCAGTCCGCCGGCGGCGTCGACACCTCCACGGCCCTCGGATTCACCACCTCGCCCCGCCCCACCGCGCCGCCACCGGTCGACACCTCCCGGCCACAGATCCTGCGCGTCCAACCGGTCGAGGGCCGCAAGGTACTCGCCGACGTGTGGTCCCCGTCCATGGCCAGGGCCGTCCCCACGTTCCTCCTCCTCCCCGCGAGCCCGTCGCCGGCACCGCTGTTGCTCCTGCTCAACGGCGTGGGCGGGGGAGAAGACCACGTCGGCTGGGCCTATCACACCGACTACGAGGACTTCTTCGCCGACAAACACGTCCTGGTCGCCAGCCCGGAGGGCGGCCGGTTCAGCCTCTACACCGACTGGCAGCGCGAGGATCCCGTCCTCGGCGTCAACCGCTGGCACACCTTCCTCGACTCCGAACTACCCGCCGCGCTCACCGGCGCCCACGCCCTGAACGGCACCCGCGGCGTGATCGGCGTGTCCATGTCCGGCGGACCCGCGCTCACCCTCGCCGCGCGGAGCCGACACCACTGGGCCGCCGCGGCGTCCCTGTCCGGGTTCCCCGAGGTCTCCACGCCGTTCGGTCGCGCCGCCATGACCGCGATGGTCGCGCGCGGCGGCGGCAACGTCCACAACGCGTTCGGCCCTCACGACGACCCGGCCTGGCTCGTCAATGACCCGTCGCACGACGTCGAACGGCTCCGCGGCACCGCCCTGTACCTCGCGTCCGCCCCCGGCAACCCCGGCCCGCACGACTCGCCGGAGATCGGGTCGGCGACCTTCGCTATCGGCGCGCCGACGGAACTGGCCGCCGACCTGGGAACCCGCCACATGGCCCGCGCGCTGCGGGACGGCGGCGTGCCCTTCACCTATGACCGGTACCCGACCGGCGCCCACACCTTCGCCCTGTTCACCCGCGAACTCCGGGACTCCTGGCGGGTAGTCGGTCCGGCGCTCGGGGCCTGAGCCGCACGCGACCGGGCGGCGGCGCGCCGTGGATTCCGGTCCACTCACCCCCGGCCGGTAGCATCGATGGGTGTCCGAAGCCGATCGTCCCGCCGAGCCGCGCGCCACAGCGCCGCGGCGTCGTCGCGCACGTCGGTCCGCCGGACCCGGAACCACCGGGCGCGAATCCACTGGTCACACGCGGGACGGCGCCGCCGCGAAACCCGCCGACGGCGCGCGCAACGCCCAGGGTGACAAGTCCAGATCAGCGGCTCAGAACACCTCCGGTGGTGCTGGCCAGAAGTCCGGCAAGGGGGGTCAGTCCGGGCCCTCCGGTTCCTCCGCCCCGACCGGCGACGGCCAATCCCGGCAGGGTCGGCGCCGCCGCCGCGGGGGACGCGGTCGCCGCGGCGGTCGGGGACAGGGCCGCGCGCCCGAGAACCAGAACCAGTCGTCCGGTACCGACGCCACCCACACGGTGAAGTCCGGCGACGGCACCGCCGGTGCCACCGCCCGCCAGACCCCCCGGCACCCGCGTCAGCCCGGCCGACCCAAGTCGGGCGGTGCCCAGGCGAGCTCGGCCAACACCACGCGGACGTCCGCTCCCTCGAAGGCCGGCGGCGGCTCCGGGTCCAAGGCCGGCTCCAAGTCCGGCGGCAAGGGCGGGTCGAAGGCCGCGCCCAAGACCACCAAGCCCGGCGCCCACCAGGGCGGCAAGGCCGGCGTCAAGAACGCCCGCGGTGGTCGCGGGGGAGCGCGGCATCCCCGCGGCGGCCAGCGCCTCAAGACGGTGCTGGAGACCTCGGCCGGCGGCCTGGTGGTCCGGAATCTCGCGCACGCGGCGGACGGCCCGGACGCCGACCTGTCGCGGCTCGAGGTCGCGCTCATCGGTCGCCTGGACCGCCGCAACCGGATGCTGTGGTCCATGCCCAAGGGACACATCGAACCGGGGGAGACCGTCGCGGAGACCGCCCGGCGCGAGGTGCTCGAGGAGACCGGGGTCGACGGCACCGTCCTCGCACCGCTGGGCACCATCGACTACTGGTTCGTCGCCGAGGGCCGACGCATCCACAAGACGGTCCACCACCACCTCATCCGCTACGACCACGGCGAGTTGTGCGACGAGGACCCGGAGATCACCGAGGTCGCGTGGTTCGCGTTCGACGACCTGCCCAGGCGCCTGGCCTACCCGGACGAGCGTCGCCTGGTGGAGTCCGCGCGCACCCTGCTGCCCCGACTCGCTCGTGCAGAACTGGCAGGTGACAACCCGCCCCCCGCCGACGCGCAGAAGGTCGACCCCTCCCGGCGGGCGGACGGCCCCGAGCCGGTCCGCCGGACCGGGGCGCCCGGCGTGACCCCCCGCGACGACGCGCCGGAGGAGTCCGGGCCGTGATCGCGCGGCCGGTTGGGCGCGCAGTCCGGGCGGTCGTCCCGACGGCGTTGTGTGCCGCGCTGGCGGTGGGGCCGCTGTGGGGTGTCCAGCCGGCCGGCGCGATCACCCCTGAGCAGGCCGCGGCCGCCGGGTACATCCCCACTCCGGCGCCGGCGCTGGCGCGGATCACCATCGACGAGATCTCCCCGCGCGTCCTCGACGGCGCGGGCGGCGCGTCCGGGACGGGTGAGGTCGCGGTGGGGACCGAGGCCGGGGTCCCGGTCGTCACGGTGTCCGGGACGATCGCCAACGTCGGCGAGCTCCCCCTCGAGTCGGTCGACGTCCGCCTCCAGCGCGGGCCCCGTGCCGCCGACGCGGAGGCCGTCCGGGAGCCGCTGGTGTGGTCGGAACCGTCGTTCGGGGTCCGTGGCGAGTTCGTGCGGGTGGCAGAGGCCGTGCCGCCGGGGGAGTCGGTGTCGTACCGGATCTCCATGCCCGCCCGCGAGATCGTCGGAAGTACCGCACCCGACCTGCAACTCACCGAGCCTGGTGTCTACCCGCTGCTCGTCAACGTCAACGGGACCCCGGAGGGCGGTTCGCCCGCGCGGCTCGACGACGCACGCACCCTGCTGCCCGTGCTCGAGGCACCCCGGCCGGCGGCGCTTCCGGGGGTCGACGACGAGGTGGGCGCCCCCGGGCCGGCGGACGTGCCCGGACCGGTACCGGTGCCGCTGACCATGCTGTGGCCTCTGGCCGCGGCCCCCACGCGGGTCGCGACGGTGCCCGGCGCGGAGGGCCCGGACCCGGTCGTGGCCCTGACCGACGACTCGCTCCTGCGGGAGCTGGCCGAGGACGGCCGGCTCACCGGGCTCGTCCGGGCGGCCGACGAGGCATTCGACGGCGCGGGCGGGCGGGACCTGCGACGGGCGGTGTGCCTGGCCGTGGACCCGGACCTCCTGGGAACCGTGTCCGAGGTGGCCGACGGACGGACCGTACTCATCGGCGACGGCTCCGGCAGGAGCGACGGCGGAGGCTCTTCCACCCGGACCCGGGGCGAACGGGACGACACGGAATGGTCCGGTCCCGAGGATCCCGGGGCGGTGGCCGCGGACGCCCGGCGGTGGCTCGACGAGTTGCGGGCGCTCGCCGAGGGCGGTTGCGTCGTGGGTCTGCCGGCGGCCCAGGCCGGCCTCGAGGCCGTCGGGGCGGTGGGTTCCACCGAACTCACCCGCGCCGCGCTCGACAACGCCGACGCCGTCGAGCGGATCCTCGGGGTGGCCCCCGTCCCCGACACCCTGGTCCCCGCGTCGGGGACCCTGCTGCCCGGCACCGCCGAGGCGCTGAACGAACCCGACATCACCGCCGTCGTGGCCGCCCCGTCGACGCGGACCGACACCGGCCTGGTCCCGCCGCCCGGGCTGGTGGGGCTGGCCGGGGCCGGCCGGGCGCTGACCTACTCGGCGACCGTCGGCTCGACTCTCGCCGCGACCGGGGCAGCGCCCGAGAACCCACGGTATTCCGACCCCGACACCCGGTACTGGCTGACGGCCGACTCCGCGGCGGCCCGACTGCAGGACGCCCGCGCGGCCCTGCTCGCCCCGGTGGTGGACGCCGTCGATACGGCCGCCGCTGCCGGACCCGTCCCCATCCCTCCTCTCGACGCGATCGGCGCCGATCCCGCCGGACCGTCCACCGGTGATTCCCCCGCCGCCGGCGCCGCCACCGGACCCGCCGCCGCAACCGACCCCACTGCCGACCCCGCCGCCGATCAGGGCGTGCTGGCCGTGCCGCCGCAGGTGTGGAGCATCGACGGCGACGCCGCGGGATCGCTGCTCGAGTCCCTCGGCGCCCAGCTCGAGGCGGGCAGGATGCGCGCGCTCCCGCTCGCCGAGCGCCTGGCGGGCCCGGTCACCATCCCGGACGGCTCGCTGGCGGACGACCCCACGGGGGCCGTCGACCCGGGTGCGATCGACCTGGCCGGGGCGGACCGGCGCGTGGCCGACGCACTGCGGGGGGTCGGCACCCTGCGCTCACTCGTTGACACCTCCGACCCCACCTCGGCGGACGCCCGGTTCCACCTCGACCCGATGGTCTCCGATGCCCTCCGGGCCCTGTCGGAGACCGGCCGGCGAGCCGGGGGGGACGGGACGTCGCCCGGGTCCGGCACCGGTGAGGTCGCCCGGGGCCGGACCGCTGCCCGACTCGAGCGGCTCGAGCGGACGGTCGCGGACTCTCTCGACCGGGTGGACCTGCTCCCGCCGGGCAGCGTGTTCACCATGGCCAGCCCCAACAGCCCTTTGCTGCTGGTGACCCGCAACGCGCTGCCGTTCCCGGTACGCGTCGGCGTCACCGTCACCGCGCCGGCCGACATCCGGGTGGACCCGGTGGGGATCATCCAGATCCCCGCCTCGGGATCACGGACCCTGCAGGTCCCCACCCAGTCCGACGCCGAGGGCGGCGCCCGCCACACCGTCGCGTTCGTCCTCGAGGGACCCGACGGGCGCCCGCTGTCCGAGCCGGTCGAGTTGTCCGTCCAGACCGGTGGCTACCCGGTGGCGCAGGCGTTCGCGCTCGCCGCAGCGGCCCTCGCCCTCGTCCTCGGGGGTCGGCGGTACCTGCGCTACCGTCGGGGCATCCTCGACCCCGCGGACGAAGGGCACCGACCGTGAACGACGAGCAGGGGTCCCCCGGACCCGAACTGCGCAGACCGGACCCCGGGCTCCGGGGCCGACGCCGTGAGTCGGGCAGCAGCGTGCTGCCCGGCCCGGTGTCACCGCCACCGGTCGCCGACTCGTTCTCGCCCGACGCCGCGCCCGCGTCTCCCGGGTCGGCGGCGCCGGAACAGTCCACCCCGCCGGGCGGGGGGACCGGGACGCGGACCCGGGACTCCTCCGACGCCTCGGTGATGCGCTCGACCGGATCGATGGCGGTGGCGAACCTCGCGAGCCGCATCACCGGGTTCGTGCGGATGATCCTCATCCTCACCGTGCTCGGCCCCGCGGTCGCGTCCGCCTTCAACACGGCCAACACACTGCCCAACATGATCACCGAGCTCGTGCTGGGCTCGGTCCTCACCGCCATGTTCATGCCACTGCTGGCCAGGGCAGCGCAGGAGGACGAGGACGGGGGAGTGTCGTTCCTCCGGCGCCTGCTCACCGTGACCTCGGTCCTCGCGCTGGGGGCGACGGTGCTCGCCGTGGCCTGCGCACCACTGCTCACCGAGCTCAACCTGGGTGACGGCGAGGTCAACACCGACCTGGCCACCGCGTTCGCGTTCCTCCTACTGCCGCAGATCTTCTTCTACGGCGTGTTCTCGGTGATGCTCGCGGTCCTCAACTACAACGGGATCTTCCGGCCCGGGGCCTGGGCGCCGGTGTGGAACAACCTGGTGGCCATCGCGACGCTCGTGCTGTTCGCGGTGGTCGGCAGCGGGATCGACCCGGCGGCCCCGGTCAACCTGCTCAGCGCCCCCATCCTGCTGCTCGGTCTGGGCACCACCCTCGGCGTGATCGTCCAGGCCGCCGTACTGGTGCCGGCCCTGCGCCGCGCCGGCGTCGACCTGCGGCCCCAGTGGGGTCTGGACCCCCGCATCAGGCAGTTCGGCGGTCACGCCCTGGCCGGCGTCACCTACGTGCTCATCTCCCAGGTGGGCCTGGTGATGACCAACCGCATCGGTTCGGCCGCCGACGAGGCCGCCATCGCGATCTACCAGACCTACTGGCTGCTGTTGCAGGTCCCGTACGGGATCATCGGCGTCACCCTGCTCACCGCCATCAACCCGAGGCTCGCCGACAACGGGGTGGCCGGCCGCAACGACGCGGTGGTGCGCGACATCTCGCTGGGGACGCGGCTGTCGCTGTTCGGTCTGCTCCCGATCATCGCGTTCATGACCGCGTTCGGTCCGACCATCGCGACCGGCCTGTTCCGCTACGGCAACTTCGACGCCGAGAGCGCGCAGGTCCTCGGCCTGACCCTGGCCTTCGGTGCGTTCACCCTGGTCCCGTACGCGATCGTCCTGCTGCAGCAGCGGGTGTTCTACGCCCGCGAGGACTACTGGACGCCCACGGTCATGATCCTCGCGATCACCGTCGTCCGCGTGATCCTGTCCCTCATCGTCCCCGCGGTCGCCGAACAGCGCTCCCACGTGGTGATCGGACTGGCCCTGGCCAACGGCATCGGCTGGGTCATCGGCGCCGTCGCCGGGTTCATCCTGCTGCGGTCGAAGCTGGGTTCCCTGCGCGGCCGGGAGACTCTCCGGTCGGCGTCGTGGACCCTCGGCGCGTCGATCGTCGGTGCCCTGATCGCGCTCGTCGTGGACACGATCCTGCCGATGGACACCCTCACCGACGCGGTCGGCAGCATCGGCTTCGTCCTGCGGGCCGGTGTCGCCGCCGTCATCACGCTCGTGGTCACCGGTCTGATCCTGTCGCGCTCCCGCCTGCCCGAACTCGACTCCATCACCCCCGTTCTCCGCGGGCTGGTGGGACGTCTGAGGCGATAGTCGAACCCCCGGGGGGCCGGTACGTACACTCGGGGATCACG from Dietzia sp. B32 includes:
- a CDS encoding putative quinol monooxygenase; protein product: MSTGPSAHALVLRHRAKPGRRDQLIEVWRRHMPEAVQANDGHEAYVLCASHVDPDVMVVFQHYRDAAAAQEFLGNPAYLRYLEESSPLLSGPPEVEAVDPLWSKVVAAGG
- a CDS encoding glycosyltransferase 87 family protein → MIGGAVDRYLGSAAARVVVAVLAVVGTLLHTVGIPGLQQTPPYRIDLDVYRVGGQVFRDGGDLYGELPQLAQGAHLPFTYPPLSAQLFSLLTLVPLAVASALITLATIAVLAYVVHLVLTRTCERPQRELWWLTAAIVAVALWFGPVRETIGFGQVNVFLMALVLVDVIRGRGRWWGGTLTGLAMAIKLTPAVFLLYFVLRRDWRGLATAVVSALAFTGIGHLLTPDDSARYWTFAIRDPARIGGLAFTSNQSVNGFVHRLGLEDTAASVAWFVVSAAIGLGIAWVSWRLLRSGHEVAAAVAVGHVALFCSPVSWGHHWVWAVPAIVLTLVWADRAGRDGDDDERGWLALAGSGVVVFLGTPQWWVPHSEDRELGWGPLEHLVGNAYLIWAAIFLVVVGLRASRLGRPDLGGDPEQPALLDRATASR
- a CDS encoding alpha/beta hydrolase family protein yields the protein MALTGAVHPLAGAQSAGGVDTSTALGFTTSPRPTAPPPVDTSRPQILRVQPVEGRKVLADVWSPSMARAVPTFLLLPASPSPAPLLLLLNGVGGGEDHVGWAYHTDYEDFFADKHVLVASPEGGRFSLYTDWQREDPVLGVNRWHTFLDSELPAALTGAHALNGTRGVIGVSMSGGPALTLAARSRHHWAAAASLSGFPEVSTPFGRAAMTAMVARGGGNVHNAFGPHDDPAWLVNDPSHDVERLRGTALYLASAPGNPGPHDSPEIGSATFAIGAPTELAADLGTRHMARALRDGGVPFTYDRYPTGAHTFALFTRELRDSWRVVGPALGA
- a CDS encoding NUDIX hydrolase encodes the protein MSEADRPAEPRATAPRRRRARRSAGPGTTGRESTGHTRDGAAAKPADGARNAQGDKSRSAAQNTSGGAGQKSGKGGQSGPSGSSAPTGDGQSRQGRRRRRGGRGRRGGRGQGRAPENQNQSSGTDATHTVKSGDGTAGATARQTPRHPRQPGRPKSGGAQASSANTTRTSAPSKAGGGSGSKAGSKSGGKGGSKAAPKTTKPGAHQGGKAGVKNARGGRGGARHPRGGQRLKTVLETSAGGLVVRNLAHAADGPDADLSRLEVALIGRLDRRNRMLWSMPKGHIEPGETVAETARREVLEETGVDGTVLAPLGTIDYWFVAEGRRIHKTVHHHLIRYDHGELCDEDPEITEVAWFAFDDLPRRLAYPDERRLVESARTLLPRLARAELAGDNPPPADAQKVDPSRRADGPEPVRRTGAPGVTPRDDAPEESGP
- a CDS encoding CCA tRNA nucleotidyltransferase; this encodes MFSALQDGPGARPDPAEVEARRVRLLAGAQTTMNDLADVLAPLATAFGDAGHELYLVGGSVRDAVLGRLGTDLDFTTDARPETVRAILGDYADAVWDTGIEFGTLSAVKRDGGGIEQQIEITTFRADSYDGVTRNPEVVFGDTLEGDLIRRDFTVNAMAVRLHPDGRQEFVDPLNGMDALLAGVLDTPAAPEQSFADDPLRMLRACRFVSQLGFTLAPRVFRAMAEMTGEIDRITVERVRTELDKTILGDFPIDGINMLCEAGLADRVLPEVPGMKLERDEHMQHKDVYWHSLTVLKQAIDLEPEGPDLVLRWAALLHDVGKPATRAPKPGGGVTFHHHEVVGAKMVRKRMRALKYSKQMIEDVSGLVFLHLRFHGYGEGQWTDSAVRRYVSDAGHLLPRLHRLVRADCTTRNKRRAAKLQANYDSLERRIAEIEEKEDLARVRPDLDGNEIMTLLDLKPGPDVGRAWAYLKELRLDRGPLDRDEAEAALLSWWAGQNEPQQNGGSGGSAEQNGDPA
- the murJ gene encoding murein biosynthesis integral membrane protein MurJ, which produces MNDEQGSPGPELRRPDPGLRGRRRESGSSVLPGPVSPPPVADSFSPDAAPASPGSAAPEQSTPPGGGTGTRTRDSSDASVMRSTGSMAVANLASRITGFVRMILILTVLGPAVASAFNTANTLPNMITELVLGSVLTAMFMPLLARAAQEDEDGGVSFLRRLLTVTSVLALGATVLAVACAPLLTELNLGDGEVNTDLATAFAFLLLPQIFFYGVFSVMLAVLNYNGIFRPGAWAPVWNNLVAIATLVLFAVVGSGIDPAAPVNLLSAPILLLGLGTTLGVIVQAAVLVPALRRAGVDLRPQWGLDPRIRQFGGHALAGVTYVLISQVGLVMTNRIGSAADEAAIAIYQTYWLLLQVPYGIIGVTLLTAINPRLADNGVAGRNDAVVRDISLGTRLSLFGLLPIIAFMTAFGPTIATGLFRYGNFDAESAQVLGLTLAFGAFTLVPYAIVLLQQRVFYAREDYWTPTVMILAITVVRVILSLIVPAVAEQRSHVVIGLALANGIGWVIGAVAGFILLRSKLGSLRGRETLRSASWTLGASIVGALIALVVDTILPMDTLTDAVGSIGFVLRAGVAAVITLVVTGLILSRSRLPELDSITPVLRGLVGRLRR